The Peribacillus simplex genome contains a region encoding:
- a CDS encoding NADPH-dependent FMN reductase, producing the protein MKLLGISGTIIGTKTKVVIEKVLEEVKNNHPDIEVELLDLKKYDVQFCDGRNPSTYTGDTKKVIDIVTSADFYIIGTPIFQGSITGALKNLFDLIPPKDFRNKVMGLVATGGTYQHYLVIENQLKPIASYFRAFVAPGSVYAHNDHFNPQNELVDEEVLERISMLGEEVVFMQKALKSTKPEHQLS; encoded by the coding sequence ATGAAGTTACTGGGAATTTCAGGAACGATAATAGGAACAAAGACGAAAGTTGTTATTGAAAAGGTTTTAGAGGAGGTTAAGAACAACCATCCTGATATCGAGGTCGAACTGCTTGATTTGAAAAAGTATGATGTTCAATTTTGTGATGGCCGTAATCCGTCAACATACACTGGAGATACGAAAAAAGTAATTGATATCGTTACCTCAGCAGACTTTTACATTATAGGAACACCAATATTCCAAGGGTCGATTACGGGTGCTCTTAAAAACTTATTTGATTTAATACCCCCGAAGGATTTCCGTAATAAAGTAATGGGGCTTGTGGCTACTGGTGGAACCTACCAGCATTATTTAGTGATTGAAAATCAGCTGAAACCGATAGCCAGTTATTTCCGGGCATTTGTTGCACCTGGCTCTGTTTATGCTCATAACGACCATTTCAATCCACAAAACGAACTGGTTGATGAGGAAGTATTAGAACGTATTTCAATGCTGGGTGAAGAAGTCGTTTTTATGCAAAAAGCATTGAAAAGTACTAAACCAGAGCATCAATTAAGCTAA
- a CDS encoding aldehyde dehydrogenase family protein, with translation MTIIDKVEKKHLLIKGEWVEAKEYSQLRSPFSGEVIAEIPLATDEETDQAIEAAQKATKVMAKMPAHQRAKILETLAHLLEERADEAAQIISIESAKPVTTARGEVARTIETYKFAAEEAKRIHGETLTLDAAQGGENRLGYTVREPIGVIGAITPFNFPMNLVAHKVGPAIAAGNTIVLKPASQTPLSSLFLGELLQKAGLPAGALNVVTGGGRVVGDKLVTDSRVSMITFTGSPGVGIGIRNKAGLKRVTLELGSNAAVIIDRGVDIDKIISRCVTGAFSNQGQVCISLQRVYAHEEVFDRFVEKFIEATKLLKLGDPLDPETDVSALISPNDVERTLNWIEEAKQDGAKIATGGIAEGNILHPTVILDADAYSKVSCHEVFAPIVLINKVQSVEQAIDLVNDSNYGLQAGIYTNDVRTALDAAENLQVGGVMINDIPTFRVDNMPYGGVKESGTGREGLKYAVEEMTEMKLVVWNRN, from the coding sequence ATGACAATCATAGATAAAGTAGAAAAAAAGCATTTACTAATTAAAGGGGAATGGGTGGAGGCCAAGGAGTATAGTCAACTACGATCTCCTTTTTCAGGAGAAGTCATAGCTGAAATCCCCCTGGCTACAGACGAAGAAACGGACCAAGCTATCGAAGCGGCGCAAAAAGCTACAAAGGTGATGGCAAAAATGCCGGCCCATCAACGGGCGAAAATCCTTGAAACATTGGCCCATCTTCTTGAGGAGCGCGCAGATGAAGCCGCTCAAATCATATCTATTGAGTCAGCAAAGCCGGTAACAACCGCGAGGGGCGAGGTGGCGCGAACCATTGAAACGTACAAGTTTGCCGCTGAAGAAGCGAAAAGAATTCATGGAGAAACGCTTACCCTGGATGCCGCCCAAGGTGGCGAAAACCGACTTGGTTACACTGTACGTGAACCGATTGGAGTGATTGGGGCCATAACACCTTTCAATTTCCCTATGAATCTAGTCGCTCATAAAGTAGGTCCTGCCATCGCCGCAGGAAATACAATTGTATTAAAGCCAGCAAGCCAAACGCCTCTATCCTCTTTGTTCCTCGGAGAACTATTACAGAAAGCAGGATTGCCTGCAGGAGCATTAAATGTGGTCACGGGTGGAGGAAGAGTGGTTGGAGACAAATTGGTCACTGATTCTAGAGTAAGTATGATTACTTTTACCGGTAGCCCAGGAGTTGGGATTGGCATTCGCAACAAAGCTGGATTGAAACGAGTGACGCTTGAACTGGGATCCAATGCAGCAGTCATCATTGACAGGGGTGTGGATATCGATAAGATTATTTCTCGTTGTGTGACTGGAGCATTTTCAAACCAGGGACAAGTATGCATTTCTTTGCAAAGGGTTTATGCTCATGAAGAAGTATTTGATCGTTTTGTTGAAAAGTTTATAGAAGCAACGAAACTATTAAAATTAGGTGATCCGCTTGATCCGGAAACGGATGTTTCCGCATTGATCTCCCCAAATGATGTTGAAAGAACCCTCAATTGGATTGAGGAGGCGAAACAAGATGGGGCCAAGATTGCAACAGGTGGAATAGCGGAAGGAAATATCCTTCATCCGACCGTCATATTGGATGCTGATGCTTACTCAAAGGTATCTTGTCATGAAGTGTTCGCCCCAATCGTTTTAATAAACAAGGTTCAATCAGTAGAACAAGCAATTGATTTAGTGAATGATTCGAATTACGGCCTGCAAGCAGGGATTTATACGAACGATGTACGTACGGCACTGGATGCGGCAGAAAATTTACAAGTTGGTGGAGTCATGATCAACGACATTCCGACATTCCGTGTGGATAATATGCCGTACGGTGGAGTGAAGGAAAGTGGAACCGGCCGTGAAGGATTAAAATATGCAGTGGAAGAAATGACAGAAATGAAGCTGGTTGTCTGGAACCGGAATTAG
- a CDS encoding YciI family protein, whose product MAYYAAILHMIDAEKNKEVRPQHIEYLNELDRKGKVFARGPFADGSGGLVVYIADTFEEALSLAENDPHVVHKVRRLELKEWII is encoded by the coding sequence ATGGCTTATTATGCAGCAATTTTACATATGATTGATGCTGAAAAAAATAAAGAAGTGCGCCCACAGCATATTGAGTATTTAAACGAACTTGATCGTAAAGGGAAGGTTTTTGCAAGAGGGCCTTTTGCAGATGGCTCAGGCGGCTTGGTTGTCTATATTGCAGATACATTTGAAGAAGCACTCTCATTAGCGGAAAATGATCCCCACGTTGTACATAAGGTTCGTAGACTGGAATTAAAAGAGTGGATCATTTAA
- a CDS encoding helix-turn-helix domain-containing protein yields the protein MIFSERLKKEREKRNWSQNDLAEKIHVSRQSVSKWETGKNYPSIEVLINLSDLFQITVDELLRSDEELKEKIIRESKQLAFPKRKMFFDIVFIIGAFLLVSKLIIFGLNKFAGTDITILKSMPVVSNFLPLALMVIGGVGSDYLKDKYVD from the coding sequence ATGATTTTTAGCGAACGATTAAAAAAAGAACGGGAAAAAAGAAATTGGTCACAAAATGATCTTGCAGAGAAGATTCACGTGAGTCGCCAATCTGTGTCCAAATGGGAAACCGGAAAAAATTATCCAAGTATTGAAGTACTCATTAATTTAAGTGATTTATTTCAAATTACGGTAGATGAATTATTAAGGAGTGACGAGGAATTGAAAGAAAAAATAATACGGGAAAGTAAGCAGTTAGCATTTCCAAAAAGGAAAATGTTTTTTGATATCGTGTTTATAATAGGAGCATTTTTGTTAGTGTCCAAATTAATCATTTTTGGTCTTAATAAATTTGCTGGCACCGATATTACAATTTTAAAAAGCATGCCAGTTGTATCGAATTTTTTACCATTAGCATTGATGGTTATTGGTGGTGTAGGCTCAGACTATTTGAAAGATAAATATGTAGATTGA
- a CDS encoding hydrolase, whose product MMQEKQTYHVDLVSGDVLGQKLEENPSFTIHATDEELAELKQCLEEHRTDDLEAYARSHVPYLLYHHDRANDKYDAAMKRLYAIIYKLGDETARNHIEEIGILKDNKFEGTEEVQKFK is encoded by the coding sequence ATGATGCAGGAAAAACAGACATACCATGTCGATTTGGTCAGCGGCGACGTACTCGGGCAAAAACTTGAAGAGAATCCGAGCTTCACAATACACGCAACTGATGAGGAACTTGCAGAATTGAAACAATGCTTGGAGGAACACCGGACAGATGACCTGGAGGCATATGCCCGTTCACATGTGCCCTACCTTCTCTATCATCATGACCGGGCAAATGATAAATACGATGCAGCCATGAAAAGACTTTATGCCATCATTTATAAATTAGGGGATGAAACGGCACGAAACCATATTGAAGAAATCGGCATATTGAAAGATAACAAATTCGAGGGAACAGAAGAAGTGCAAAAGTTCAAATAA
- a CDS encoding S1C family serine protease codes for MENYNGDEQVRVKAERKKGNSLWITSLVSGTVASMVTSSVFLFGGDFIDQGKSPVNESTETAGVQQTESVEKDKSVTAEKLSTSTDSNDRADMVESASKSIVGVVNLQEMQNQNPYQRQSTESQTVESGTGSGVIYKKADGKAYIITNNHVIEGAKEVEISLYDGQKATAAVVGADALTDLAVLTIDASKAPEGIKFGNSDSMRPGEEVLAIGNPLGLDFSRSVTQGIVSATGRSISVDTSDGEWELDVLQTDAAINPGNSGGALINTAGEVIGINSLKISENGVEGLGFAIPSNDVIPIVTELIENGKITRPYLGVSLASMEELPQYYIQNVPEAVKSGVMVTSIEAGSSAANGGLKQQDIIVEIDGTKINTAAALRKYLYTEKKIGDKVKVKVYRGTEEKTVTLTLQKP; via the coding sequence ATGGAAAATTATAATGGTGATGAGCAAGTCAGAGTCAAGGCAGAACGGAAAAAGGGTAATTCTCTTTGGATAACCAGTCTTGTTTCCGGAACGGTTGCTTCTATGGTTACATCGTCAGTATTTCTATTTGGCGGGGATTTTATAGATCAAGGGAAAAGTCCGGTGAATGAGTCAACCGAAACGGCAGGTGTACAGCAAACGGAAAGTGTTGAAAAGGATAAAAGTGTCACGGCGGAAAAGTTATCGACAAGTACGGATTCAAATGATAGGGCAGATATGGTCGAATCAGCATCCAAATCGATTGTAGGGGTCGTGAATTTACAGGAGATGCAAAACCAGAACCCGTACCAGCGGCAAAGCACGGAGAGCCAAACGGTTGAGAGCGGCACAGGCTCAGGGGTCATTTATAAAAAAGCTGATGGGAAAGCTTATATCATCACGAACAATCATGTTATTGAAGGAGCTAAGGAAGTCGAAATTTCATTGTATGATGGACAAAAGGCAACGGCAGCGGTTGTCGGCGCGGATGCTTTGACAGATTTAGCGGTTTTGACAATTGATGCCTCGAAAGCACCGGAGGGAATTAAATTCGGTAATTCTGATAGCATGCGTCCAGGTGAAGAAGTATTGGCAATTGGCAACCCACTTGGACTTGATTTTTCACGATCGGTCACACAAGGGATCGTCAGTGCGACCGGACGCTCCATTTCAGTCGATACCTCGGACGGGGAGTGGGAACTTGATGTCCTTCAAACAGATGCAGCGATCAACCCCGGCAATAGCGGCGGTGCATTGATCAACACTGCTGGGGAAGTGATCGGCATAAACAGCTTGAAGATTTCCGAAAATGGTGTGGAAGGCTTAGGGTTCGCCATACCGAGTAATGATGTGATTCCGATTGTTACGGAGCTGATTGAAAATGGAAAAATCACGCGCCCATATTTAGGAGTCAGCTTGGCCAGTATGGAAGAACTGCCGCAATATTATATTCAAAATGTTCCAGAGGCCGTAAAGTCCGGTGTAATGGTGACGAGTATAGAAGCGGGATCGTCTGCGGCGAATGGAGGACTTAAGCAACAGGATATCATCGTTGAGATTGATGGAACGAAAATAAATACTGCCGCTGCATTAAGGAAGTATTTATATACAGAAAAGAAAATCGGCGATAAAGTAAAGGTTAAAGTATATCGGGGTACTGAAGAGAAAACGGTAACGTTAACCTTGCAAAAACCATAG
- the qoxA gene encoding cytochrome aa3 quinol oxidase subunit II, with amino-acid sequence MKIKWALLTILFTIATVLTGCDNPLMVLDPKGPVAATQADVIMISIWTMSFVVLVVMVLYIFMIMKYRASKQRDDYEPPHIEGSKVLEIIWVAIPILIVAFLSVVTVKTTNEVEATPKGYGDQEPLVIYASSSNWKWHFSYPEEDIETVNYLFIPTNRPIEFKLYSFGPISSFWIPQLGGQKYAMSDMVNTLHLAADVPGEYMGRNSNFSGSGFAQQTFNVNALSAKEYDKWVDEIKATAKPITEEKFNELLKPGHVGQSTYTGTHLEFSPAPEGENAGHDHGSSDTEENDSKDTHEEHSEHSNMNHDH; translated from the coding sequence ATGAAAATAAAATGGGCTCTATTAACTATACTTTTTACAATTGCCACTGTACTAACCGGTTGCGATAACCCATTAATGGTCTTGGACCCTAAAGGGCCAGTAGCTGCAACACAAGCAGATGTTATTATGATTTCGATATGGACAATGTCCTTTGTCGTCCTTGTCGTTATGGTACTGTATATCTTCATGATAATGAAATATCGTGCTTCCAAACAACGTGATGATTATGAACCGCCTCATATAGAAGGAAGTAAGGTTCTTGAAATAATTTGGGTTGCGATCCCAATTTTGATCGTCGCTTTCCTATCCGTTGTTACTGTTAAAACAACAAATGAAGTTGAGGCAACACCTAAAGGGTACGGAGATCAAGAACCTTTAGTTATTTACGCTTCATCTTCCAACTGGAAATGGCATTTTAGTTATCCGGAAGAAGATATCGAAACAGTCAACTACCTGTTTATACCTACTAACCGACCAATCGAATTTAAACTTTACTCATTCGGTCCAATCTCAAGTTTCTGGATACCGCAACTTGGAGGACAAAAATACGCGATGTCGGACATGGTTAATACGTTGCACTTAGCAGCTGATGTACCAGGTGAGTACATGGGTCGAAATTCAAACTTCAGTGGTTCAGGTTTTGCTCAGCAAACGTTCAACGTTAATGCACTGTCAGCAAAAGAATACGATAAGTGGGTAGATGAAATTAAAGCTACTGCTAAACCGATTACTGAGGAAAAATTCAATGAATTATTAAAACCTGGTCATGTGGGACAATCCACTTACACTGGAACTCACTTAGAGTTTTCACCAGCTCCTGAAGGGGAAAATGCTGGTCATGACCACGGATCTTCTGATACTGAAGAAAATGATTCCAAGGATACACACGAAGAACATTCAGAACACAGCAACATGAATCATGATCACTAA
- the qoxB gene encoding cytochrome aa3 quinol oxidase subunit I — protein MDYFDRFAVPHPSPAIYASMVAIGLTMIAVVAGITYFKKWGYLWREWLTTVDHKRIGIMYILAALLMLFRGGVDALMMRAQTAIPDNGLLDGQHYNEVFTTHGVVMILFMAMPFIIGLMNIVTPLQVGARDVAFPRLNAVSFWLFFMGAMLFNISFVVGGSPDAGWTSYFPLAGNDFSESVGSNYYAISLQIAGIGTLMTGINFIVTILKMRAPGMTLMKMPMFTWSILITNFIIVFAFPVLTVALALMTMDRLFGTQFFTMANGGSDMLWANLFWVWGHPEVYIVILPAFGIYSEIISTFARRNLYGYNSMVISMVAISTLSFIVWAHHFYTMGHGAMVNGIFSITTMAIAVPTGVKIFNWLFTLWKGKIVFTVPMLYSLAFIPIFTLGGVTGVMLAMASADYQYHNTMFLVAHFHYVLIPGTVFAVLAGFTYWWPKMFGFMLSEKIGKWSFWFIIIGFNVTFFPMFITGLDGQARRMYTYSESTGYGPLNMLSFVGAIGLAIGFALIVYNIYWSTRYASRNISNDPWDARSLEWATHTPIPEYNFAVVPTVDSTEAFWDSKKKGFKLFGGKVEKIHMPNNSGVPFIMSCIFFVWGFALVFSMWIIAIIATIGIFACMIHRSFEKDHGRYISVEEIEETENKLRGAK, from the coding sequence ATGGATTACTTTGATCGATTTGCCGTACCTCATCCAAGTCCTGCGATTTATGCATCCATGGTTGCCATTGGTTTAACCATGATTGCGGTTGTTGCCGGAATTACCTATTTTAAAAAATGGGGTTACTTATGGCGTGAGTGGTTAACAACGGTTGACCATAAACGTATTGGTATCATGTACATCTTGGCAGCACTACTTATGCTTTTCCGTGGTGGCGTCGATGCTCTTATGATGCGTGCTCAAACGGCTATTCCAGATAACGGTCTTTTGGATGGACAGCATTATAATGAGGTATTTACAACACACGGGGTCGTCATGATCCTGTTCATGGCTATGCCATTCATCATTGGGTTAATGAACATTGTTACACCATTACAAGTTGGAGCGCGTGACGTAGCATTCCCACGTCTGAACGCAGTAAGCTTCTGGTTATTCTTCATGGGGGCAATGCTATTTAACATCTCTTTCGTAGTCGGTGGTTCTCCTGATGCAGGCTGGACATCTTACTTCCCGCTGGCAGGTAACGATTTCAGTGAATCAGTAGGTTCGAACTATTACGCGATTTCACTTCAAATTGCAGGTATCGGTACATTAATGACTGGTATCAACTTTATCGTAACCATCTTGAAAATGAGAGCACCTGGCATGACCTTAATGAAAATGCCAATGTTCACATGGTCTATCTTGATCACAAACTTCATCATCGTTTTCGCTTTCCCTGTATTGACAGTGGCACTTGCGTTGATGACAATGGATCGTCTATTCGGAACTCAATTCTTTACGATGGCCAATGGCGGTAGCGATATGCTTTGGGCGAACTTGTTCTGGGTTTGGGGACATCCTGAAGTTTATATAGTAATTCTTCCAGCTTTCGGTATTTACAGTGAAATCATTTCGACATTTGCACGTCGTAACCTGTACGGGTATAATTCGATGGTTATCTCCATGGTAGCTATTTCTACTTTATCTTTCATTGTATGGGCTCACCATTTCTATACAATGGGTCACGGTGCAATGGTTAATGGTATCTTCTCGATTACCACGATGGCAATTGCCGTCCCGACTGGTGTTAAGATCTTCAATTGGTTGTTCACACTTTGGAAAGGTAAAATCGTATTTACCGTTCCAATGCTATACTCTTTAGCTTTCATTCCGATTTTCACGCTCGGTGGGGTAACAGGGGTAATGCTTGCCATGGCAAGTGCTGACTACCAATACCATAATACAATGTTCTTAGTAGCTCACTTCCACTACGTATTGATTCCAGGTACTGTATTTGCCGTACTTGCCGGTTTTACGTACTGGTGGCCAAAAATGTTCGGTTTCATGTTGAGCGAAAAAATTGGGAAATGGTCGTTCTGGTTTATTATAATCGGCTTTAATGTAACATTCTTCCCGATGTTCATCACTGGTTTAGATGGGCAGGCACGTCGTATGTATACGTACTCTGAATCAACAGGGTATGGTCCATTGAATATGCTCTCTTTCGTTGGAGCGATTGGCTTGGCAATAGGTTTTGCACTTATTGTGTACAATATCTATTGGAGTACTCGTTATGCATCAAGAAATATTTCGAACGATCCATGGGATGCGCGTTCTCTAGAGTGGGCTACACATACACCAATCCCTGAATATAACTTTGCAGTTGTACCAACAGTTGATTCTACAGAAGCATTCTGGGATTCAAAGAAAAAAGGCTTCAAATTATTTGGCGGTAAAGTAGAAAAAATTCATATGCCAAATAACAGTGGCGTGCCGTTTATCATGAGCTGTATCTTCTTCGTTTGGGGATTTGCATTGGTATTCAGCATGTGGATCATTGCAATCATTGCAACGATCGGTATCTTTGCTTGTATGATTCACCGTTCATTCGAAAAAGATCACGGACGTTATATCTCTGTTGAAGAGATCGAAGAAACTGAAAATAAATTGCGAGGTGCTAAGTAA
- the qoxC gene encoding cytochrome aa3 quinol oxidase subunit III has translation MKIDNSLPLEYSTEENRLKIFGFWIFLGAEIALFATLFATYFVLVDGTGNGPTGEHLFKVPTLMFQTIFLLTSSFTIGLGINAMRLGRQKATIGFFIITLILGLGFLGVEIYEFVEYVHEGATIQTSAFLSSLFTLLGTHGAHVTLGLFWGTFIILQIKKRGMTPQTTNKAFIFSLYWHFLDVVWIFIFSFVYLKGMM, from the coding sequence ATGAAAATAGATAACTCGCTGCCACTAGAATATAGCACGGAAGAAAATCGCTTAAAGATTTTTGGGTTCTGGATTTTCCTTGGGGCAGAAATAGCTCTTTTCGCTACACTGTTCGCCACTTATTTTGTATTAGTTGATGGTACTGGAAATGGTCCAACAGGGGAACATCTTTTTAAAGTCCCAACCCTAATGTTTCAAACAATCTTTCTTTTAACTAGTAGTTTTACCATAGGTCTTGGAATCAATGCAATGAGACTTGGCAGGCAGAAAGCAACGATTGGTTTCTTCATTATCACCCTTATTCTTGGTTTAGGCTTCTTAGGAGTCGAAATTTATGAATTCGTGGAGTATGTACATGAAGGAGCAACGATTCAAACAAGTGCTTTCTTATCTAGTTTGTTCACATTACTAGGTACGCATGGAGCTCACGTTACACTTGGTTTATTCTGGGGAACCTTCATCATCTTGCAAATTAAAAAGCGCGGTATGACTCCACAAACAACAAACAAGGCTTTCATCTTTTCACTTTACTGGCATTTCTTGGACGTTGTCTGGATTTTCATCTTCAGTTTCGTCTATCTGAAAGGAATGATGTAA
- the qoxD gene encoding cytochrome aa3 quinol oxidase subunit IV, whose product MKELFPRGQVMGFAFSLVLTLVALSVIMFDLSLKMAMIILLVTAFMQAALQFVMFMHAGESEDKASIYTNVYYGLFVALVTIFGTLLTMIWGYQ is encoded by the coding sequence ATGAAAGAATTATTCCCACGGGGCCAAGTTATGGGATTTGCCTTTTCACTAGTCCTGACTTTGGTCGCACTATCAGTTATTATGTTTGATCTATCTCTTAAAATGGCTATGATCATCCTGCTTGTTACAGCTTTCATGCAAGCTGCACTTCAATTTGTTATGTTCATGCATGCAGGAGAGTCTGAAGATAAAGCATCGATTTACACAAACGTTTATTACGGATTGTTCGTTGCATTGGTTACAATTTTCGGTACATTGCTAACAATGATTTGGGGATATCAATAA
- a CDS encoding BA3454 family stress response protein yields the protein MTLPEKYQIILNINPLVFTAFGMFEKSSATGIKEIDTTTSFNSEIGKERCIMVKVTVTVDFQGKSYQTNVLTKPDTDHEVILQQALHQVEKQWKA from the coding sequence TTGACACTTCCTGAAAAATATCAGATAATTTTGAATATTAATCCTTTAGTTTTTACCGCTTTTGGAATGTTTGAAAAATCCTCTGCAACGGGTATTAAAGAAATAGATACAACCACATCATTTAATTCTGAAATAGGAAAGGAAAGATGCATAATGGTAAAAGTTACAGTAACAGTTGATTTTCAAGGAAAATCTTATCAAACTAACGTCCTTACTAAACCGGATACAGATCATGAAGTAATTTTACAACAAGCGCTTCATCAGGTTGAAAAACAATGGAAGGCATAA
- a CDS encoding EamA family transporter produces MKEEITSMWIFAALITSLCFGINNSIFKWSSGKGYSKVHIQFFFYFSAFILAISYGLFVDGLQFNWLSIMLGGAIGVLNANGNIQMASAFEKGPASLTSPLIAANAIFPILCAALIFHEHISTLQWTGIVCMFLATLVIQYTPNAKGNHQYVPWMMHTLLSILSFGVLGVLMTTSTRLHLNSLDILVSMYGGGTLYLLSALSFKKEKIKLPEVKIGSLVGLLSTIGYGCYFFALNTGIASIIFPVVSLNCLVVVFAGCYLFKEKLKNYQIAGVLAALIGIILTKI; encoded by the coding sequence ATGAAGGAAGAGATTACGTCAATGTGGATTTTTGCAGCCCTCATCACTAGTTTATGTTTCGGAATCAATAACAGCATTTTTAAATGGAGTAGCGGAAAGGGTTACTCAAAAGTACATATCCAATTTTTCTTTTATTTTTCAGCTTTTATTTTAGCCATATCTTATGGATTATTTGTGGATGGTTTACAGTTTAACTGGCTGTCCATCATGCTTGGTGGAGCCATTGGGGTACTGAACGCTAATGGTAATATCCAGATGGCAAGCGCCTTTGAAAAAGGGCCGGCAAGCTTGACATCTCCATTAATCGCAGCGAATGCAATATTCCCCATTCTCTGTGCAGCTTTAATTTTTCACGAACATATTTCTACTTTGCAATGGACTGGAATCGTCTGCATGTTTCTCGCTACATTGGTCATTCAGTATACACCCAATGCTAAAGGTAACCACCAATATGTCCCTTGGATGATGCACACATTATTATCCATTTTATCTTTTGGTGTACTCGGGGTTCTTATGACGACATCAACACGTCTTCATTTAAATTCCCTTGATATCCTGGTATCAATGTATGGAGGCGGAACTCTTTATCTTCTTTCGGCTCTGTCCTTTAAAAAGGAAAAAATCAAGCTACCGGAAGTCAAAATCGGTTCCTTAGTAGGCCTTTTAAGCACTATAGGCTATGGATGTTATTTCTTTGCGTTGAACACCGGCATCGCAAGCATCATATTCCCTGTCGTCAGCCTGAACTGTTTAGTTGTCGTATTCGCAGGATGCTATTTATTCAAGGAAAAACTAAAAAACTATCAAATTGCCGGCGTTCTTGCAGCATTGATCGGCATTATCTTGACTAAAATATGA